The genomic segment ataaacatccaTACTTTACTTAACATACAGAAGTGAAATAAGCAGCTGAAGCTTTGTATGTTCCCAGAGGTGGTTGAATAGATTGTAGAAAGCTTCCATATGTAGAATGCAGTAACTTGTCTGCTGTCCATTTACCACGAGATTTCAGTTAGAACTTGAAATGCAAATTTGTAAGTAAACTGACATTAGGTACTGGGGCAGTAGCTGCACCAAAACAGAGTGTGTGTTTCCTGTCAGTGTTGTGGAAGGCAAGTGTGGGAACTATACTTGAAtttattctgttaaaaatagTAGTAGCTGTTTAATCTTGTagaaaacttttacttttttcttatttcagtacCCCTCTGCTGTGGAGCTTCCCAAGATTGAGGGTCAGTTATCTTTACTTAACTTGCAACTGTCCATTAATAGATGGAATACCTTTATTGTACTTCTCATTATAATTAGAATTGATGGCCTCATTAGAAAGTTGGTTGAGACAGTTCCAAAATTTCCTCATTAGTGACATTGGCCATTAATATGGGATGTATAAAGCATGAGAAAACTGTTTTATATGTGCATTTTTCaaccatgtatttttaaagcttcagaaGGAAGGTGAggtctgctttccttttctatcTTCCTTTAACAGGCTATTGTTGcattccttttaaatattaagaatGAATTGAAGAGTTCAGAAATAATGGGTCTTGGTCTTGCAGTTGTCAGGAGAGTCACTTCAGAGTTGTAGTATGAGAAGCATCCTGTTTTAGTAGGCCATATTCACATCCCCATTTTGTCTGCAAAACAGGAAGGTAAGGTAAAAACTGGACTTcaggattaaaaaacaaaatccagatCGTGATTACTGGAGATCTGAAAGTTGTCTAGAAACAGTATcccaattttgtttttaagatgaaCAAAATAACATTACTGATGGATTATTTTAGTACTGTATATAAACATACAGAATTCACAAAGGTACATAAGACTTAGTGCTGTGGAACAACTTAgccaatacaaaaaaaatcaaataatttcttaaacATAGATTTTGCACTGGGGTCTTGTTACTTCCAAGATTTTTCTATGAATGAATGGATATGTAATGTTAAAACATAAAGTTAATGAGACTATTTCTTCAGTTCATGGTTAAATCAAATTAATTGCTCAGCCTCTTTAGACCAAGTTGTGTCAGAGGTTTGGTGCCCGGTTAACTCTGTTTTGTAATTCTTGTTCTTacagctgttgttttgtttggggaGCCAGTCAGATGGGAAACCAACCTTCAATTGATCATAGATGTTTTGCTGACAAGTGGCTATCCTGGAAATCCATATCACCATGAAAATTACCCTCATATACCTGTACTTGCTTGTAATATGGATCTGATGTGGGTAGCTGAAGCACAGTCTCCAAGGTAAGTGCAATTACAATGTGTGTATGCTATTTTGGACCGTAggtttttcctcactttttcaGTAGAATCCATGATCAATATTTTCATACAAATGTTTGATGTAGCTTCACAGTAGGTCTCAGCTTTGAATACAACATTTCAAAAGTAGTGTACTTTCAGCAAATGCTGCCTTATTACTGCCTACATTATTGCATCCAGGAAATTAGGTACTCGAGATCAAGTGCTTGTAAGACCtaaagcttttttgtttcccCACTTGCAAAATAGAGAAATTTTTGCTTGAGAGCCTTAGAGTTtgtccaaaggaaaaaaatcggaaacaataccttttttttttcttcatttcattagGTCCTTTTTTGGTATTCCTGTTTTCTACCCTGCAGTTTCTGGTAGAGTGAAGACATTGCTCTGCTAGTTGAAAGCAGTGGTTTTGAGCTGAAGACAACATAGTGAACTGTTTAAGgaacataagaaaaaagaaatagtaaaaattGAACATACACCAAAATAGATATTGTTGGTATTGTGACTTGATAATGGGCTTGGTCTTGGGTAGAAGATCTTGTCAGGTATTCTTACTTGGTTGCAAAGACCATCTCTAATTAGCACATTAGCAAACTATATGAATGTAATGGTTTCAACTACAGTAAGGTAACGAGTATATCCACAGTAAATAAGATGCATAGTTTCAGTTGTGTTCTTTGGCAAAGATCCCATGttaaaactgaaatctttttactgaaatcttttttttttcatttgagctTGACAGTATGACGGATTTGTATGTCAGTGCTGTTACCTTCCCTACTGGAAAATGTGGTTTTAAGCTGTTGCTAATAAGTACTGGAAATAATTGTGTGCTGatttattcatatttcttaACAAACAGGGTAGAGAGAGGAAATGAATAGTTGATTTGGTAAAACTAATTCTTTAGCATACTTAAGTGCTACAGCTGTTTCCAACTTCTtagcttttttcttaaagattattttaatttctaggCCACTAGAGACTGAATTTAATAGCACAATGTCTCAGATGGCTTCTGGTGCTCATTAGATcagtgttacatttttttttaggctgTAAATACTTGGTTTGAACAGCTATAGTCATCTGTGTGCATAAGAAGGTACCTAACAGTTCTTCTAAAGTATTATGTATACTCTAGAAAACAGGATTGCTGTATAGCaactttttattcttcttacAGTGGTTTTGATGCTTCCTTGTTTCTTGAGTGATATATATTAATTCATCCCTAATCCCATATCCTGATTTCAGTAGTGaagtaaaactgtttttttaaagcatgaaatTACATCTTCTAAATTAATTGGCTTGACTTGGTTTGGCTTGATTGATGAGCCTTTGTCACTGTTACCAGCTTGCTTGAGTAAAATAATTGAGTTTTCAAAAGCCAGTTGTAAAATTATAGTTTGTTCCATGATTCTCCTTTGCTTCTATTCTTGAGAGAAACCCGTCAAGTTTTTATATTACAGAGTGGATTTTGGTATACTCTTGTGGTTAAAGAggttaattttccttctgtccATTTCcaactttccttttcctcttctcctctttaTTAATTCAGCTGATTCTGTTCCGTCACTGCAAAGAGCAGATCACAGGCTAGgtattatttcaaaaattccCTTTTGTAACTGAAGCACCTGCTTAAATACAAGCAACACTATTGCAAATCATtgctacatttttaaaactggtAAGTCTGTGCTGTCccaattactttttttattaAGGTCTTCGTTGTTCAGCTAATCAGCACCTAGTTATTACTGAAACAGCGGTGGAAATGTTGCTTGCAAATTGAGGGAAAATTCATGGTAACAGGAtatgatttattcatttaaaaaaactcattttttgcTGTATACTTTATAAAATTTGATTTGTCACAAGGTCTTTCTATCTTTTTAGGTTTGGGCATGGAACATTCATGGTTTGTTTGGAAAACATTTATAAGAAGATCACTGGCAAAGATCTGAAATATGAGGCCTTAATGGGCAAGCCTAGTGAACTGACCTATCAGTACGCAGAATACCTTATCAGGACTCAAGCAGCAGAAAGACAATGGAAGCAACCTATTCAAACTCTTTATGCTGTTGGGTAAGATGTTATAAATCTAATGAGGAAATTACTTATGAGATAAATACCAGCAAACTAAAATACACAGCTCTTACTTGGTTAGTTGGGACCATTATGCTACCATTGGGACTACCTAACGTTCTTGGCGCTGTGTTGTACTTTTTATGATTTCAAACCTCATTGTTTCTAATCTTGAAACTTAATACTTAGCTCTTTCTATGTGTAATTTCTGTAGAAGTACAAAAATTGGTTTATatgtccattttttaaaaatttctctaATATGCTCTGTAAGTCTTTAACAAAAAGGCAGTGGGAGGACTGTTTTGTTAGTTACTGGTATAACCCTAACAAGCTTTGAGTAGAAAATGGGATTTTAAGGAATATAGAGCTAGAATTGATTTGTGGTGTCATTAAGCTTGGTCATACACTACTGTGCATGTAGTGACATCATAGAATCCTTTTCACAGAATGAGATAAAGCTCTGTTGTATTAGGGACTGTTCCAGAATCTCCAAGatgtttgaaaatataataAGTTCATTCATGGACTGCTGAAATGTATTCTTGATTTCCTTTCCCCCTTACCCACGTCTGCAATTTTCAGTGTGGAGAATTATTCCTATTAAATGTCATAGCTGATGAAATGGCATAATAAAATAGCTATATGATTGGATTTTGTGCTGTGTACGTCCACATGAAGTTATGTAAAGCATAAATTAAACTGTTAAATCAAACCCTTAAAAATGTCTTGCTGTACAAATTGAAATCAGAGAACTAAAATTGTGTTGCTGACTAAACTTCTTATATTTCCAGAGATAATCTCATGACTGATGTCTATGGTGCTAACCTTTACAATCGCTATCTTGAAGAGAAGAACTCCAGAAAAGGTTCAAAAACACAGATTCAGGCCAAAGTTGCTGGAGGCAGAGGGTCTGCTGCTCTCTCTCAGGATGATGAAATAAACAACAGTTGGGAGAATGAATtagcatctgctgctgctactCACTGTAGGTCTGTTCTCGTTTGTACTGGGGTTTATAATCCTCACACAGAGGCACCCTTGGATACCAAGGAGAGCATAACCGAAACAGTGTTCCATGGCCACAGAGATTTTAGGTTTGATCCCGGTTTAGTAGAACCAGATCATATTGTACCAGATGTTGATGCTGCTGTAGACCTGATCTTTCATCTGGAGAACTTTGCTCCTAATTGAGATTACATGATTTCTTAAGGACTACTCAGTGCTAcgctcctccccaccccccaaatccaACAGCGTGCTTTAAAATCATGCCACAAACTTTctaaagttgttgttttttttttttactttttcatttatataagcttatatacatttatatacatataagtATGTATGAGCACAGATCAATGTGCTAAATGTacttaatataaaataatatacattaaaaatctGTGCTTAATATACTTAATATAAAATTATCTAAGTATAAATCatacttttaaaagtatttgaaaatatgtaatttcTTGCTTTAGTTGCCCTTTATTTTCATCctattcatttttttacatattttagcTATTTTATCATAATAGCTTGTGTGTATTACTGGTACTTAAATTGCCACGTGacagttcatttttttgttcGCTGAAAGATTTAGCTTCTAACTTTTGGGGGTATTTGTGATGCTGGGGTTGTTCACACGATTAGAAATTGGTCGGTAATGAGCACAGTATTCTGCAAGTAATGCAGACTTCTCATATTCTGCAAGTACTGTGCACTTTTTCAAATGTGTTGCTTCAAATAAGTGCTAAATTCAAGtatgttctgtttctttgtacTCACATATAACCCCACAGCCTTTCTTATCTGTTTTTGCAGTATGTCTGTAGCCGCATTGCCTCTCTACTTTGACATGTAAATCTGTAAAAGAAATGCCCATATAAGCTGATGAAGGTTGAGTTGTTAACACCATTTTTAGAACTCCTGCAAAGCTGACTAGAAGAAAGGCAGCTAAAAATGGCTGTTCTGCATGGCATAATACCTGGCCTTTTTGTTGTTACCTTTTTATTTGCACTTCTATGGGGAATTTAGAATTTTAGAAACCTTTAGAAATTTTCAGGCATTTCTCTCAGCTGGACTTCTCCACTGAATGTGTGACTGTTATTTGGGCAAAAAGTGCCTAGTAATTTACTTGAAGCTTCATACCACTGTGGTAGTTAACTGGcctttaaattaatatattttctctgtgtcAATGTTATGTGTTCGGTTCATGGATTTTATatctgttcattaaaaaaaaagtaatttatttcaccttatttttgtaaaatacttttaCACATTTTAATCCAAAAGATATCTTTGAAAATAGTTCTATTGGTTGTAACAGTGTACTTGTGAGATAAGATATGTCTGTCCTTTATTGATTGGCAAACATAAGTCAATTaagtgtatttaaaaacaaagtcaaCTTACACAGAAATCACCTTAGGGAGCTAGTCAGgtatgggttttgttttgttgtgttttgcttgtttattttttgttttgcgAATTAGAAATTGTACAAACAAATCTGTGGGTCTTCCATTTTAGACAGGTGGTGGCTTGAAGAGAAATGACTTCCTGGCCGACTTCTTCACTGTTTATTATTGTGAattcaaaatctgaaaactCTTCATGTCACGAAGAGATCAAAATTGCTACAATGCAGTCAGGcttatcttttgttttttccGTGTGCAAATCACTCTAATCCCTCTCTCAACTATCAAGGTTGTTGATTCATGCACTGGTAATATTTCATAAGTAACTTTCAACATACCTTGCTTGATCCAGGATTCTAAGTTTAAGGAAACTTTTCCAAACAGTGtatctcctttttcttcactggGGAAATATTATAGCTGCATATTCTTGCCTTTCTTATTGTTACAGCAAGCGAATATATATCTACTTCTTTAGCACATTTCTGTAATACGCCAACTATTTGCAAAGTATGCTGAATCTTTCTAAGTAAAGAGTGTAGTTATGGTTTTGTAAGATGACAGAATAACTGAAGATGTGTTGTTTCAATATTGAAGCATGTTGCAGAGCTCTTTATTATTGGAAACCGTTTTACACCATCAGtgaagcaagaaataaaaacgTGGAAGTTGATGAAGAACACGttgttccattttcttctttttccccaaaaacaTGCATGGACATTTCAAAAGGTTCATGAAAGAACTGTGTATATACTTATAAACTTAATTCCTCACGAAAACAGTAACTTAAAATGCTTATGTTTGGCTACTAATCGGGCTACTGTTTTTTCACTACACTAAAAGGAGGATGGTTTTCAGTCTGTAGtccttttaaatcatttgcAATGACGAGTCTGCTTGAGTTATCTTTAATGTGATTCTTCAGATGAATGTATGACTGAGTCCCAGTGGTGTTCTAGGGTGCTACTAGATTTGGAGCTGTatcagcacaaaacaaaaaccaggtAGTTGTTACCATGTATGGTGAACAAAGATGACATATATGTTGGGACTACTACAAAACTTGAGAGAAATGTTAGCTTAGTAGACACAGGTCATGGTATACTAGTGAGTCGGGCAAATATTTTggtgaaatatgaaaaacaaattttaaagatttGAAGGGATATAGTGAGTTACCTTTGAGAATGTTTATCTGGAGCTCTAGCTGAATGTGAAAGACCTCACAGCACCCACTTGCTAGATGCTCCTACGACTTCATTATAGTGTTGCTGAACTAAGTGCCCTGGAATTAAATTGTATTCTCTAATTATTACAGCAACGACAATTGACATAGACCTAGCAATGGAGCCTGAAAGCAAACTGTTTCCTCATTGCCATGTTGCAGTGTTAATGCATACTGAACACTTTCACTGCAGTATTTGAAATACCACTGATGTTAGTGGTATAGCATCTCTTTGCCAGAGGTTCTCACACTTTGCAAGGTGAGTAGAAAAGCATGTGTTCCTCCCTCAATGAGTCCCAGTCTACTTTgcactttaatttaaaattctaGTGAAAATGTTTGTGCCAAAATGCTTCCATACCCTCTACTTTCCTGAATTCCAGCAAAAGACTTGTCATCTTTACCTTTCTATTAATATGACTGCTGAAAAAGCAGGCATTATTGTTCATTATACTGTTTGATGTCTTACAAACGAAGATACTACACTGACACTTCTAATTTGAATTTTGTCTCCTGTTCACTCAGGAAGTAGTACAGATGAGAACTGTAAAAAGGAAGtgtcaaaacatttcagtagAGTTACTATTGTAATAGCTAACATTGCCTTGATGTGGATGAGGTGGTCACAGAGCAGCTTACTGTACTAACAGGGGAGTCCTGGGCAGACACAGAAACAGgactttcagggaaaaaaaattgtatgaaTTTGGGATGCTCCTGTAGACTGAATACCTGTGAGCTGCAGAAGTGGATGAGGTGCTTTCCTGGAGTACTTCTGCCTTGGTCCTGTGAGAGGATGCACGTGGCATGCTTtctaaaagctgaaaaaatgtaaTGGTCCAGGGTTATCTGCCATAAATATGAACATATATTAATTGGTAATTacctttgtttttcacataaACTATTCTTCAAAGTGGTACAtgcttttcagcatttcagtttggatatcaggaaaaggttattcactgagagggtggttgctCACTGGAACGGGCTCCCCTGGGACGTAGTTACAGCACCAAGCCTCTCAGcatttaagaagtgtttgtaCTATGCTCGTTAGTaatatggtctgaatttttgggtagtcctttgtggagtcaggagttggaATGATGAtgcttgtgggtcccttccaactttggatattctctgattctatgaaaagcTGCATGAATACAGGTCACAAGTATTTCTCAAAGGAATTTTTTCTCAAATGGACCCAGTGCAGCCCATATCTAGCTGcgagcagctcctgctgaggGGCTTGTTTTGCCTTTGGAAAAATCCCTGCCCCTTGCAGACACAACTGCCTTTGTAACTGTAGTcgggtttttgttttttaccaaaCTGAAGAATATTGAACCCCAAAGTATGGGGCAGGTCAGTAAGAAGTGAATTTATTTGTGGAGCGAGGGGATACCTCCTGAGAAGCAGAATCTGCACCAGTTTTGGTGTCAGATTCTCCAGGTGTAAGAAACCCCGGTCAGGTTTGCTCTGAGGGTGGCCGGCGGGAGGCGCTGTCCGCCATCTTGGGTTTACCTCGGCCCAGGCTCCGCGCCGGGCAGGCGAAGCAGATTGAGTCAGAGTGTTGCGACCCTCTTCTCTTCTGTCAACGcggattttttttatttatttttttatatatgttttataagTAGTAAAACGAGAAACCATTGCCCCCACGCAGTTCTCCAAGGCCTGGTATATTTCAGTTCTCCATCCTCGTGGACAGAGCTCCAGCTCGGTAAGGGTTAGTATAAGCTGGGAAGACCTTGAAAAAGccaaaatgcttaaaaatagcAGGAGACAGTGTTCACTTAAAATTCTAGCATCTTCTCGTTCCCTTCCTCTTTTGATTCCAAACAAGTACTAAGCATTCGATCCCTCCTTAGTAAGTTTTTCCTGTCAGGAACCGAGAAATTTTGCCCAAGGAATTTGAGAGATGAGCTCAGAGTTTGGTGCTCTTAaacctctcccagctgctgagaAAGACACATTTTGCTATAGATAATTTCAAATGAATCAGAAGTGTTCAGTTTTGGCATGAGCTGTGATTTATGTTTAgggtttgtgtgtttttcaaaattgtttgGACTTTGttcaacaagaaaataaacagctggGGCATGGAAGTGAGAGTGTTGTCTTTTCATGTAAAATGTGGGAAGGTCATGCAGTTGAAAGGCTTTGGAACatttggtttttgtttcgtCAGTGGATGGATTTGCAGGGAGCTGGTATCATACCACAGTCCTGTTTTCTTTGCACTGTATTTTCAGAACTTCAATTTGTCAGCATTTGGTTAGCTAttgttcaaaaaatattttgaggtgATGCATAGAAAACTAACAGAAAGATTCACAGAAACGTGTTG from the Anser cygnoides isolate HZ-2024a breed goose chromosome 10, Taihu_goose_T2T_genome, whole genome shotgun sequence genome contains:
- the LOC106040090 gene encoding haloacid dehalogenase-like hydrolase domain-containing 5 → MRRGLPALRGLLGGGSAGRPLRLPAPSGPRAAPAGGPEPLAEGSGGGQLNILPSFGFLFDIDGVLVRGKTPIPAAKTAFQKLVNSQGQFLVPVVFVTNAGNCLRQKKADQLSHILGVPISQDQVMMSHSPLRMFKRYHEKCVLVSGQGPLLDIAQDLGFSQPITIETLREKYPLLDVVDHDRTPDISYPSAVELPKIEAVVLFGEPVRWETNLQLIIDVLLTSGYPGNPYHHENYPHIPVLACNMDLMWVAEAQSPRFGHGTFMVCLENIYKKITGKDLKYEALMGKPSELTYQYAEYLIRTQAAERQWKQPIQTLYAVGDNLMTDVYGANLYNRYLEEKNSRKGSKTQIQAKVAGGRGSAALSQDDEINNSWENELASAAATHCRSVLVCTGVYNPHTEAPLDTKESITETVFHGHRDFRFDPGLVEPDHIVPDVDAAVDLIFHLENFAPN